From the Jeongeupia sp. HS-3 genome, the window GCCGACGATCCGAACAAAATCTGGACCCGCGACGATCTGGTTGCCCGCGGCAAGAAGGTCTACGAAGCAAATTGCCTGGCCTGTCATCAAGCAACGGGCATGGGCACTGGCCCCTTCCCGTCGCTGGTGAACTCGAAGATCACCACCGGCCCGGTGCAAGCGCACCTCGGCATCGTGCTGCAAGGCAAGAACGCCATGCCTGCGTGGCCAGGGCTCTCCGACACCGAAATTGCCGCTGTGATCACTTACGAGCGCAACCATTTCAACCACGTCGGCGATCTGCTGCAACCCAAAGACGTGAAGCTTGCCCGCAAGTAGGCCGGCGATAACCCATGCGACGGAGATCCACATGACCGCCTCGACCGAAACCCTGCACCTGCAGCATGCGGATCACCAGGCGCACGCCGGGGCCGAAGGCTGGCGGCGCTGGCTATGCGCGACCAACCACAAGGATATCGGCACGCTGTATCTGTGGTTCTCGTTCACGATGTTCGTGCTCGGTGGCGTCATGGCGCTGGGTATCCGTGCCGAGCTGTTCAAGCCGGGGCTGCAATTCTGGCAACCGGAGCTCTTCAACCAGCTGACGACACTGCACGGCATCATCATGGTGTTCGGCGCGATCATGCCGGCGTTTACCGGTTTGGCGAACTGGATGTTGCCGCTGATGCTAGGCGCGCCCGACATGGCATTCGCGCGGATGAACAACTGGAGCTTCTGGTTGCTGCCGCCCGCGGCGGCACTACTGGTCATCTCGCTGTTCGTCCCGGGCGGTGCGCCCGCTGGCGGCTGGACGCTGTATCCACCGCTGTCGATCCAGGCCGGCATGGGCATGGATCTGGCGATCTTCGCCATTCACCTGCTGGGCCTGTCGTCGATCATGGGTTCGATCAACATCGTCACCACGGTGCTGAACATGCGCGCACCGGGGATGACGCTGCTGAAAATGCCCATGTTCGCGTGGACCTCGCTGGTTACCGCCTACCTGTTGATCGCAGTGGCACCGGTGCTCGCCGGTGCGGTCACCATGCTGCTGACCGACCGTCATTTCGGTACGAATTTCTTCAAGGCCGCCGGCGGCGGTGATCCGGTGCTGTTCCAGCACATCTTCTGGTTTTTCGGCCATCCCGAGGTCTACATCATGGCGCTGCCGGCGTTCGGCATCGTCAGCCAGATCCTGCCGACCTTCTCCCGCAAGCCGCTGTTCGGTTATGTGTCCATGGTCTACGCGGTGTGCTCGATCGCCATCCTGTCATTCATGGTCTGGGCTCACCACATGTTCGCGGTCGGGCTGCCGGCAACGGCACAATTGTTCTTCATGTTCATGACCATGCTGATCGCGGTGCCGACCGGCGTGAAGGTGTTCAACTGGATCGCGACGATGTGGGAAGGCGAAATGAGCTTCGAAACGCCGATGCTGTTCGCGATCGGCTTCGTCTGCCTGTTTACCGTTGGCGGCTTCTCCGGCCTGGTGTTGTCGATCGCACCGATCGACATCCAGATGACCGACACCTATTACGTCGTCGCCCACTTCCACTACGTGCTCGTCGCCGGCGCGCTGTTCAGCCTCTTCGGCGCAACCTATTACTGGCTGCCGAAGTGGAGCGGCTATATGTACAACGAAAGGCTCGGCAAACTGCACTTCTGGTGGTCGATGATCTGGTTCAACGTCACCTTTTTCCCAATGCATTTTCTCGGTCTTGCCGGCATGCCGCGACGGATTCCGGATTACCCGCTGCAGTTCACCGACTTCAACAGCGTCGCCAGCATCGGCGCCTTCTGTTTCGGCCTTGGTCAGCTGCTGTTTCTCTACAACGTGATCAGCACCATTCGTGGCGGCGTCGGCAAGGCACCGGCCAAGCCGTGGGAGGGCGCGCATACCCTGGAATGGGAAGTCGCCTCGCCGGCACCACACCACACCTGGGAAAGCCCGCCGGACGAAGCGCTGGTGAAAAAGGGCCTGCGCGCTCAATCACTGGAACACGATCATGAGTAGGAACACCCGCACCGCACTGCTGCTTGCCGCGGTCGCGCTGGCATTCTTCATTGCCGTGATCATCCGCCAAGTCATGTACGGGTTGCCGGGATGAACGCCGTCGCACAGGGCAATCGGCGCATCGCCATCCGGCTGGGCCTGGTCGCGGCGCTCATGTTCAGCTTCGGCTATGTGTTGGTGCCGTTTTACGACGTGCTATGCAAAGCACTCGGCCTCGATCAGGCCCGCCCCGAGTTTGCCACCGCAACGGCCACCGCCCTGCGGCTGGAGTTCGACACCAATGTCGCGGCTGGCCTGCCAGTGACAATCGAAACCCTCGACCGCGTCGTGGCGGCCAAGGCTGGCGGTATCGTCAAGGCACGGTTCCGGATTGCCAACACCAGTGGTGAGGCGCTGACGATACGCGCGATTCCGAGCTTCGCGCCCGTGCGCGCGGCCGGGCTGCTGCAAAAGCTCGAATGCTTCTGTTTCGATGCGCTCAAGCTCGCTGCCCACGAAACACGCGATGTCACCGTGGTGCTAGTGGTGGCGCAAACGCTGCCGGAAGAACTCGGCGCGGCCACGCTTTCCTACACACTGCAACCCGCATGAAGGCGGCAATCAAGGCGGTACTGGCCGGCTTCTTCGGCGTACGGAGCAGAAAAATGGCCGAATCGGCCAAGCTTAAACCGGGGGCCGTGATCGCAACCGCGCTCATCGTCGCGCTGGTGATGATCCTGTTGATCCTGCTGCTGGTTCGCGTGCTGGTGGCAAGCCAAGGAGGTGGATGATGAACGTCGAACACGGAGTTCACGACGCGCACTACTTTGTACCCGCGCCGTCACGCTGGCCCATCGTCGGTTCGCTGGCGCTGTTCCTGATGGCACTGGGCGCCGCGTTCTGGATCAACAAGGTACCCGGCGGCAACTGGTCGTTGCTGGCCGGTACGCTGGTGCTGATCTGGATGCTGTTCGGCTGGTTTGGCGACGTGATCCGCGAATCGCAAGCCCATTCCTACGGCCTCCAGGTCGATCACTCGTTCCGCTGGGGGATGAGCTGGTTCATTTTTTCCGAGGTGATGTTCTTTGCCGCGTTTTTTGGTGCGCTGTTCTATACCCGGATGATTTCAGTGCCGGAGCTCGGCTTTTTCTCAAGTACCCACGAGCTGCTCTGGCCTGGCTTTGCCGCCAATTGGCCCGCAGCGACGGCTCCCAGGCTCGACGCGCCCTATCAAGTCATGGGCGCGCTCGGTATCCCGGCGATCAACACCGCCATCCTGCTCAGCTCTGGTGTGACGCTGACCTGGGCGCACTGGGGCATGGTTGAAAACCGCCGCACCCATCTC encodes:
- a CDS encoding cytochrome c oxidase subunit 3, whose product is MNVEHGVHDAHYFVPAPSRWPIVGSLALFLMALGAAFWINKVPGGNWSLLAGTLVLIWMLFGWFGDVIRESQAHSYGLQVDHSFRWGMSWFIFSEVMFFAAFFGALFYTRMISVPELGFFSSTHELLWPGFAANWPAATAPRLDAPYQVMGALGIPAINTAILLSSGVTLTWAHWGMVENRRTHLKLGLALTVLLGVIFLFLQAYEYHHAWENMGLTLASGAYGATFYMLTGFHGMHVLVGTIMLATMLIRVLRGHFSVQHHFGFEAAAWYWHFVDVVWLLLFVLVYWL
- a CDS encoding cytochrome c oxidase assembly protein; protein product: MNAVAQGNRRIAIRLGLVAALMFSFGYVLVPFYDVLCKALGLDQARPEFATATATALRLEFDTNVAAGLPVTIETLDRVVAAKAGGIVKARFRIANTSGEALTIRAIPSFAPVRAAGLLQKLECFCFDALKLAAHETRDVTVVLVVAQTLPEELGAATLSYTLQPA
- a CDS encoding DUF2970 domain-containing protein; amino-acid sequence: MKAAIKAVLAGFFGVRSRKMAESAKLKPGAVIATALIVALVMILLILLLVRVLVASQGGG
- a CDS encoding cytochrome oxidase small assembly protein, with product MSRNTRTALLLAAVALAFFIAVIIRQVMYGLPG
- the ctaD gene encoding cytochrome c oxidase subunit I codes for the protein MTASTETLHLQHADHQAHAGAEGWRRWLCATNHKDIGTLYLWFSFTMFVLGGVMALGIRAELFKPGLQFWQPELFNQLTTLHGIIMVFGAIMPAFTGLANWMLPLMLGAPDMAFARMNNWSFWLLPPAAALLVISLFVPGGAPAGGWTLYPPLSIQAGMGMDLAIFAIHLLGLSSIMGSINIVTTVLNMRAPGMTLLKMPMFAWTSLVTAYLLIAVAPVLAGAVTMLLTDRHFGTNFFKAAGGGDPVLFQHIFWFFGHPEVYIMALPAFGIVSQILPTFSRKPLFGYVSMVYAVCSIAILSFMVWAHHMFAVGLPATAQLFFMFMTMLIAVPTGVKVFNWIATMWEGEMSFETPMLFAIGFVCLFTVGGFSGLVLSIAPIDIQMTDTYYVVAHFHYVLVAGALFSLFGATYYWLPKWSGYMYNERLGKLHFWWSMIWFNVTFFPMHFLGLAGMPRRIPDYPLQFTDFNSVASIGAFCFGLGQLLFLYNVISTIRGGVGKAPAKPWEGAHTLEWEVASPAPHHTWESPPDEALVKKGLRAQSLEHDHE